From a single Bremerella cremea genomic region:
- the pyk gene encoding pyruvate kinase yields MSAARIYPNRARTKIVATVGPACRSPEMLEELILAGVDVFRVNLAHGDLKDHSEVVKNIREISARVDRPIAALADLSGPKIRLGILQEEIVQCHEDEIFTFVRGEETTEPNQLTCNYKPLIDELEVGNDVMLADGTVMMSVLEKTPDSAICKVVQAGPIRSRQGINLPGTKLSVPALTPQDIEHVKWAAENDLDYVSLSFVRSPDDLRQLRDLLMQHESRAFIIAKIEKREALDNLDEIVRESNGVMVARGDLGVEIDVAEVAAAQKLIVSTCSRIGRPVIVATQMLDSMTTSNRPTRAEATDVANAILDGADACMLSGETAVGVHPVAVVKMMNRIMMATERMWLEQRGKASRIDNRVAQVHPVTQAVVSGASITAEHLDAKLVVTATRTGGTALTKAKLRDAIPTISVSDSDAALRRMCLYWGVTPISNAPVHNGIQLRRFIDQWGLSNGYLEEGDRVVFVTGGGIMQSAEYIVVIHRVEKPHEQA; encoded by the coding sequence ATGTCTGCCGCTCGAATCTACCCGAACCGTGCCCGTACGAAGATCGTCGCCACCGTGGGACCTGCTTGCCGCAGTCCTGAGATGCTTGAGGAATTGATCCTCGCAGGGGTCGACGTCTTTCGTGTGAATTTGGCACACGGCGACCTGAAAGACCATTCCGAGGTCGTGAAGAACATTCGCGAGATCAGCGCACGTGTTGATCGTCCTATCGCCGCGCTGGCCGACCTCTCAGGCCCGAAAATTCGTCTCGGGATTCTGCAAGAAGAAATCGTTCAATGCCACGAGGATGAAATCTTCACCTTCGTCCGAGGGGAAGAAACGACCGAACCGAATCAACTGACCTGCAATTACAAACCTCTGATCGACGAACTGGAAGTCGGTAACGATGTGATGCTGGCCGACGGTACGGTCATGATGTCGGTACTCGAAAAGACGCCAGATTCGGCGATCTGCAAAGTGGTGCAAGCCGGGCCGATCCGCAGCCGGCAGGGGATCAACCTGCCAGGCACTAAACTCAGTGTGCCAGCCCTGACTCCGCAAGATATCGAACACGTCAAATGGGCCGCAGAAAACGATCTGGATTACGTGAGCCTCAGCTTTGTGCGTTCCCCTGACGATCTGCGTCAACTACGCGACTTGCTCATGCAGCACGAATCGCGGGCTTTCATTATTGCCAAGATCGAAAAACGAGAAGCCCTCGACAACCTGGACGAAATCGTTCGTGAGTCGAACGGTGTGATGGTTGCCCGGGGTGACTTAGGGGTCGAAATCGATGTGGCAGAAGTTGCTGCCGCTCAAAAATTGATTGTCTCGACCTGCTCGCGCATCGGTCGCCCTGTGATCGTTGCCACGCAAATGCTCGACAGCATGACCACCTCGAATCGGCCCACACGCGCCGAAGCCACCGACGTGGCGAACGCCATTTTAGATGGTGCAGACGCGTGCATGCTTTCAGGCGAAACGGCTGTGGGCGTGCATCCTGTGGCGGTTGTGAAGATGATGAACCGAATCATGATGGCCACCGAACGGATGTGGCTAGAGCAGCGTGGCAAAGCCAGTCGCATCGACAACCGTGTTGCCCAGGTTCACCCGGTTACCCAAGCGGTCGTCTCGGGAGCTTCGATTACCGCCGAACATCTCGACGCAAAGCTCGTGGTGACCGCGACCCGTACCGGTGGCACTGCGTTAACCAAAGCCAAACTTCGCGATGCCATTCCGACCATCAGCGTAAGTGACTCGGACGCTGCACTACGACGGATGTGTCTCTATTGGGGCGTGACCCCGATCTCCAATGCTCCGGTCCATAACGGCATTCAACTGCGTCGCTTCATCGATCAATGGGGCCTCAGTAACGGCTACTTGGAAGAAGGCGATCGAGTGGTTTTTGTTACCGGTGGCGGCATCATGCAATCGGCTGAGTACATTGTAGTGATTCACCGCGTCGAAAAGCCTCACGAGCAAGCTTAG
- a CDS encoding SDR family NAD(P)-dependent oxidoreductase → MTYWRDKVAVVTGASQGFGRILAGQLVKQGCHVVLAARDLAKLQIAAEAIDPGGQHTTLVPTDVTCDDSVVELFNDVRDRHGKLDALFNIAGASSRGLVCETSIDDFLISFDLNVLSAVRCIQSASEMLKASQGHVVNMGSLASKSASKFIGPYATSKFALAGMNHQLRLELAEAGVHVLLVCPGPIAREDAGQRYEAQASGLPEAARSPGAGVKVKAIDPTDLAKRVLVGCEKHQTEIVVPGKARVLFSIAQLSGAWGDWLLKRFTSS, encoded by the coding sequence GTGACTTACTGGCGGGATAAAGTAGCGGTGGTTACCGGAGCCTCACAAGGTTTCGGGCGTATCCTCGCGGGACAACTTGTAAAACAAGGGTGCCATGTGGTTTTGGCTGCGCGTGATCTCGCTAAGCTGCAAATTGCGGCAGAGGCGATCGATCCTGGTGGTCAACACACAACGCTCGTGCCCACGGACGTAACGTGCGATGATTCGGTTGTCGAACTATTCAACGATGTTCGCGACCGTCATGGGAAGCTTGATGCGTTGTTCAACATTGCTGGGGCCAGTTCGCGAGGCCTTGTATGTGAAACCTCCATCGACGACTTTCTTATCTCGTTCGACCTGAATGTTCTTTCTGCCGTGCGTTGTATTCAATCTGCCAGCGAGATGCTTAAAGCATCGCAGGGGCATGTGGTGAATATGGGATCGCTGGCCTCGAAAAGTGCCTCGAAGTTTATTGGGCCGTATGCCACGTCCAAGTTCGCCCTGGCCGGTATGAACCATCAACTTCGGCTGGAACTGGCTGAAGCCGGCGTTCATGTCTTGCTGGTTTGTCCTGGCCCGATTGCCCGTGAAGATGCCGGCCAGCGTTACGAGGCTCAGGCTTCCGGTCTGCCCGAGGCGGCACGCAGCCCTGGGGCAGGCGTAAAAGTGAAAGCAATCGATCCAACCGACCTGGCCAAACGGGTGCTTGTTGGTTGTGAAAAACATCAAACGGAAATCGTCGTCCCAGGCAAAGCTCGGGTGCTGTTTTCGATCGCTCAGTTATCAGGAGCCTGGGGAGACTGGCTTTTGAAGCGGTTCACATCTTCATAA
- a CDS encoding Gfo/Idh/MocA family protein, which translates to MSQRKSDRRQFLKHSAATTAAAASVPYFFTGQNAMAADEQKAKEASDRPVVGCIGTGSRWHAVGPNAMQLGDVAAVCDVDANHAAGAKKRVTDIQAKKGVDRQVDVYEDYQKILDRKDIDIVTIVTTDHWHSKIAIEAMKAGKDVYCEKPLTLTIDEGKKICQVAKETGRVFQVGTQQRSEMGLRFLQAVALVRHGRIGEVQNIAVAIGGAPACDAIPVVDVPSSLNWEKWLGQAPLVDYRWGKNGNTVNTRCHYEFRWWYEYSGGKLTDWGAHHVDIAQWAIGQSEDGMGPSSIEPLYVEHPVDFQDGMPVQDDRYNTATRFHVKATFGDGVVMDIKDSHQDELGFDNGIMFMGTEGRFLVNRGKIVGAPVDALKDNPLPENAIAEIYGGNMPARGNAHMVNFFEAVKARKQPISDVFTHHRALTTCHLSNIAIRLNRTLKWDPKTEQILDDQQANAMQSRDARKGYEVTV; encoded by the coding sequence TTGAGTCAACGAAAATCGGATCGGCGCCAATTTTTGAAGCATTCCGCTGCGACAACCGCCGCCGCTGCGTCTGTGCCATATTTCTTCACCGGCCAGAACGCGATGGCTGCGGACGAGCAGAAAGCGAAGGAAGCCAGTGATCGTCCGGTTGTCGGTTGTATTGGCACCGGCAGTCGCTGGCATGCCGTGGGCCCCAATGCGATGCAGTTGGGCGACGTAGCCGCCGTTTGCGATGTCGATGCCAATCATGCCGCTGGGGCTAAGAAGCGGGTGACCGATATTCAGGCAAAAAAAGGCGTTGACCGTCAGGTCGACGTTTACGAGGACTATCAGAAGATCCTCGATCGCAAAGATATCGATATTGTTACCATTGTGACCACCGACCACTGGCACTCGAAGATCGCCATCGAGGCCATGAAAGCCGGCAAAGATGTCTACTGCGAGAAGCCGTTGACCCTCACGATTGACGAGGGGAAGAAAATCTGTCAGGTCGCCAAGGAAACGGGTCGCGTATTTCAGGTTGGTACCCAGCAGCGAAGTGAAATGGGGCTTCGTTTCCTGCAGGCCGTCGCGTTGGTCCGTCATGGACGGATCGGCGAGGTGCAGAACATTGCCGTCGCGATCGGCGGAGCCCCGGCTTGCGATGCCATTCCCGTGGTCGATGTCCCCAGCAGCTTGAACTGGGAAAAATGGTTGGGACAAGCGCCCTTGGTCGACTATCGCTGGGGAAAGAACGGCAACACGGTCAACACGCGTTGTCATTACGAGTTCCGCTGGTGGTACGAATACTCTGGCGGTAAGCTCACCGACTGGGGGGCCCACCATGTCGATATCGCACAATGGGCGATTGGCCAAAGTGAAGACGGGATGGGGCCAAGTTCGATCGAACCTCTTTACGTCGAGCATCCTGTCGATTTCCAGGACGGCATGCCCGTGCAGGATGATCGCTATAACACGGCGACCCGTTTCCACGTCAAAGCGACGTTTGGTGACGGCGTGGTGATGGACATCAAGGATTCGCACCAAGACGAACTCGGTTTCGACAATGGGATCATGTTCATGGGAACGGAAGGACGTTTCCTAGTGAATCGTGGCAAGATCGTGGGGGCTCCGGTCGATGCCCTGAAGGATAACCCCCTGCCAGAGAATGCCATCGCCGAGATCTACGGCGGAAACATGCCAGCGCGAGGCAATGCCCATATGGTTAACTTCTTTGAAGCGGTGAAAGCTCGTAAACAACCGATTTCCGATGTCTTCACCCATCATCGAGCGTTGACGACGTGCCACCTGTCGAACATTGCCATTCGCTTGAATCGCACGCTCAAGTGGGATCCCAAAACCGAGCAAATCCTGGACGACCAGCAGGCCAATGCGATGCAATCGCGAGATGCTCGCAAAGGGTATGAAGTCACCGTATAA